In the Candidatus Leptovillus gracilis genome, one interval contains:
- a CDS encoding c-type cytochrome, whose protein sequence is MIRKLLLFIGPIMLFMAAAMGLAAPFPAVHALPPPSATPIRMATATPTPFVVQPTPTVDRLAAPPTVENPTQADEGAYLYWLYCLPCHGDVGQGLTDEWREQYPEEEQYCWNSGCHGSNPPEPHGFLIPTVVPPLVGEDGLTRFDTLGEVYYYTRGAMPLEMPGRLTDEEYLALTAFLAHKRGIWDGTPLTERTVLQMRLRPEEHPPIAAATVTPMSTAVSPTTPANKTVIPWLFGGGLLLGAVAVVGGVRRWRRSK, encoded by the coding sequence ATGATACGTAAATTGTTATTGTTCATTGGGCCGATCATGCTGTTCATGGCGGCGGCGATGGGGTTGGCTGCGCCATTTCCGGCAGTTCATGCTTTGCCGCCACCATCGGCGACGCCGATCCGTATGGCAACCGCGACTCCCACCCCTTTTGTTGTACAACCGACGCCGACAGTGGACCGGCTGGCGGCGCCGCCAACGGTGGAAAACCCGACGCAGGCGGACGAAGGGGCGTATTTGTATTGGTTATATTGCTTACCCTGTCATGGCGATGTGGGGCAAGGGCTTACGGATGAGTGGCGCGAGCAATACCCGGAGGAAGAGCAGTATTGTTGGAATTCGGGCTGCCATGGCAGCAATCCGCCGGAACCGCATGGTTTTTTGATTCCGACTGTGGTTCCACCGCTGGTGGGCGAAGATGGTCTGACGCGCTTTGATACGTTGGGCGAAGTGTATTATTACACACGGGGGGCGATGCCGCTGGAAATGCCGGGACGGCTGACCGATGAAGAGTATCTGGCGCTGACGGCTTTTTTGGCCCATAAACGGGGAATTTGGGATGGTACACCGCTGACAGAGCGTACTGTGTTGCAGATGCGTTTACGGCCGGAGGAACATCCGCCAATTGCTGCGGCGACGGTAACGCCAATGTCTACGGCCGTTTCTCCCACCACACCTGCCAATAAAACAGTGATACCCTGGCTGTTTGGCGGCGGGCTTCTGCTGGGCGCGGTGGCGGTTGTCGGAGGGGTCAGGCGATGGCGTCGCTCCAAATAA